CGTAAAGAACTGAGCAATTTTCCCGCAATGGCTCAAGTCCATTATCAGCTAGTGATACATCAGTCATTCATTTTCCGATGCCACAGCCGCCGGAGCGTGCTTTCAGGTATGCCCAATTCCTTTGACGCTTGAGATTGACTAAAACCTCGGGCTTTTAACTCCTGAACAGCCTGCCATTTCTTTCGTGCTTCCAGCACGTCTGTACGAGTTAAGGCTTGCGCTCTCGTAGGGAGCAGAGTGTCGGCTAGTCCTAAATCTTCAGCCTGCGCCAGAGAGGCTAAGAGAGCCTCACGCACCGTCCGCTTCTCATGAGACGCAACAGCGAGTGCGAGTAGGGTGATTGGCTCAACTTTGAGGGCTTCGGCGAGTTGAGCACTCATGTCGACAGTCGCTGAGCTTTTTCCAAGCTCCAGGTTGCTGACGTGCGTTTGCGTAAGTGAACCCGAGAGATCCCCCTGAGATAGACCTTTCTGAGTGCGCAGCAGTTGAACTACTGCTGCATAAGATTCGCGCAGCGACATTTTGCGATCCCGACAAAATGAGACGGTATGTCGCATTTGCCTACCGCCACACAAACAGATATATTGGTGGTTGTGGCGACATCATGCACTAGCTTGCATTTATTGAATATTGACAAAGAGGGGAAGGAGCGTGAACGGCGTCATCGATGAAGGTCTACTAGGTGATCCAGGCGTCGAACTAAAGGGCTCTGATCTCTCCCTCAACGAAGCCCTCGCGTTGGCCAGAAAGACCTACAAATGGATGCCCCTCTGCGCCGTTGAAGAATGGGTAATTTTGGATGCAATTGTCACCGAGGTTGAGCGAGCCAGAGTCGCCGCAGCAGGTTGCGTGCCGATGTTTATGTTTGCCCACAAAGTTGTGGACGATGAGCAGAGGAGGTTCGAGCCAGGCCACTGGGTTCGTTCAAGCATGGGGACTGCATTCAATGACGGATACCTGTTCGTAACTCGGAATACGATCTACGTCTTGCTTGGGCCAGGTCATCGCAAGTCAGCATCCGTCCAAGCGATCTTTTCCTTATTTTGAACGTATCTACTGCGCCGTTGCGGAGAACCAAGAATCCCGAGGCGAGTGATATGCA
The Pseudomonas sp. MYb327 DNA segment above includes these coding regions:
- a CDS encoding helix-turn-helix transcriptional regulator → MSLRESYAAVVQLLRTQKGLSQGDLSGSLTQTHVSNLELGKSSATVDMSAQLAEALKVEPITLLALAVASHEKRTVREALLASLAQAEDLGLADTLLPTRAQALTRTDVLEARKKWQAVQELKARGFSQSQASKELGIPESTLRRLWHRKMND